A section of the Streptomyces sp. NBC_00178 genome encodes:
- a CDS encoding CitMHS family transporter — protein MLTILGFAMIATFLVLIMTKKMSPIAALVLIPALFCVAVGQGAKLGDYVIDGVGTLAPTAAMLMFAIVYFGVMIDVGLFDPVVRAILRFCKADPMRIVVGTALLAAVVSLDGDGSTTFMITVSAMYPLYKRLKMSLVVMTGVAATANGVMNTLPWGGPTARAATALKVDAADIFVPMIPALAVGLLAVVLLACVLGRRERRRLGTLSLDEVRVGEPETVLAGAGAGDRLTKSGTVPERAGGTGGTGDAPGTDGGTRGADGAEGGPGHEEFQGLDPRRPTLRPRLYWFNAGLTVALLTAMIMELMPIPVLFLLGAALALTVNFPHMPDQRARIAAHADNVLNVSGMVFAAAVFTGVLTGTGMVDHMADWLVGAIPEAMGPHMALVTGLLSLPLTYFMSNDGFYFGVLPVLAEAGASHGVSSLEIARASIVGQPLHMSSPLVPAVFVLVGMARVEFGDHTRFTVKWAVLTSLVVLGAGILFGII, from the coding sequence ATGTTGACAATCCTCGGCTTCGCCATGATCGCGACCTTCCTGGTCCTGATCATGACGAAGAAGATGTCGCCGATCGCGGCGCTCGTCCTGATCCCCGCCCTGTTCTGCGTGGCCGTCGGGCAGGGCGCGAAGCTCGGTGACTACGTCATCGACGGGGTCGGCACCCTCGCGCCGACCGCGGCGATGCTGATGTTCGCCATCGTCTACTTCGGCGTGATGATCGACGTCGGCCTGTTCGACCCCGTCGTGCGCGCCATCCTGCGCTTCTGCAAGGCGGACCCGATGCGGATCGTCGTCGGTACGGCGCTGCTGGCCGCCGTCGTCTCGCTGGACGGCGACGGGTCCACCACCTTCATGATCACGGTCTCGGCGATGTACCCGCTCTACAAGCGGCTGAAGATGAGCCTGGTCGTGATGACCGGCGTCGCCGCAACCGCGAACGGGGTCATGAACACCCTGCCCTGGGGCGGCCCCACCGCCCGGGCGGCCACCGCGCTCAAGGTGGACGCCGCCGACATCTTCGTCCCCATGATCCCGGCCCTCGCCGTCGGCCTCCTCGCCGTCGTCCTGCTGGCCTGCGTGCTCGGCCGCCGCGAACGCAGGCGGCTCGGCACCCTCAGCCTCGACGAGGTGCGCGTCGGTGAGCCCGAGACCGTCCTCGCCGGTGCCGGTGCCGGTGACCGGCTCACGAAGAGCGGTACCGTCCCCGAGCGCGCCGGGGGCACGGGAGGCACCGGTGACGCCCCGGGCACCGACGGCGGCACACGGGGTGCGGACGGCGCCGAAGGCGGCCCCGGGCACGAGGAGTTCCAGGGCCTCGACCCCCGCAGGCCCACCCTGCGGCCCAGGCTCTACTGGTTCAACGCGGGTCTCACGGTGGCCCTGCTGACCGCGATGATCATGGAGCTCATGCCGATCCCGGTGCTCTTCCTCCTCGGTGCGGCTCTCGCCCTCACGGTCAACTTCCCGCACATGCCCGACCAGCGGGCACGGATCGCCGCGCACGCCGACAACGTCCTCAACGTCTCCGGCATGGTCTTCGCCGCGGCCGTCTTCACCGGCGTGCTCACCGGCACCGGCATGGTCGACCACATGGCGGACTGGCTCGTGGGCGCGATCCCCGAGGCGATGGGCCCGCACATGGCCCTCGTCACCGGCCTGCTGAGCCTTCCGCTCACCTACTTCATGTCGAACGACGGCTTCTACTTCGGGGTCCTGCCCGTGCTCGCCGAGGCCGGCGCCTCCCACGGCGTCTCCTCCCTGGAGATCGCCCGCGCGTCCATCGTGGGGCAGCCGCTGCACATGTCGTCCCCCCTCGTCCCCGCCGTCTTCGTCCTGGTCGGCATGGCCAGGGTCGAGTTCGGCGACCACACCCGCTTCACCGTCAAATGGGCCGTGCTGACCTCGCTCGTCGTCCTCGGCGCGGGAATCCTCTTCGGAATCATCTGA
- a CDS encoding MFS transporter: MPGEPRPGRGWLLRLVIAFAFAQGAVSMARPAVSYRALSLGADERAVGVIAGVYALLPLFAAVPIGRRTDHGRCAPLLPLGVVLIGGGCALSGTSGSLPALAAWSGVMGLGHLCFVIGAQSLVARQSAPAEQDRNFGHFTIGASLGQLIGPIAAGYMISERDGAMARTSTLALLVSAAVAAVSFTSLWRIEHARSALSPPRATVKVPVGGILRSRGVPAGIFISLAVLSTTDILTAYLPVVGEDRGIAPAAVGLLLSLRAAATIACRLVMTPMLRLVGRAVLLSATCLAGGLLCAAVALPVPVWALAVMLGALGFCLGVGQPLSMTTVVQAAPAAARSTALALRLTGNRLGQVAAPASAGLMAGLAGTGAPFVMLGALLVAAAGLGLRSGGAGNPPGPVAPAPGERARAGRNPG; the protein is encoded by the coding sequence ATGCCCGGCGAACCACGGCCCGGCAGGGGATGGCTGCTCCGCCTCGTCATCGCCTTCGCCTTCGCGCAGGGGGCGGTGTCGATGGCGCGGCCCGCCGTCTCCTACCGGGCCCTCTCGCTCGGCGCCGACGAACGCGCCGTCGGCGTCATCGCCGGTGTGTACGCGCTGCTGCCGCTCTTCGCCGCCGTACCCATCGGGCGGCGGACCGACCACGGCCGCTGCGCACCCCTGCTGCCCCTCGGCGTCGTCCTGATCGGCGGCGGCTGCGCCCTCAGCGGCACCTCGGGCTCGCTCCCGGCCCTGGCCGCCTGGAGCGGCGTAATGGGCCTCGGTCACCTCTGCTTCGTCATCGGCGCCCAGTCGCTCGTCGCCCGGCAGTCGGCTCCGGCCGAACAGGACCGCAATTTCGGTCACTTCACCATCGGCGCCTCCCTGGGGCAGCTCATCGGGCCGATCGCGGCCGGCTACATGATCTCCGAGCGGGACGGGGCCATGGCCCGCACGAGCACCCTCGCGCTGCTCGTCTCGGCGGCCGTGGCCGCGGTCTCCTTCACCTCGCTCTGGCGCATCGAGCATGCGCGGTCCGCCCTTTCGCCCCCGCGCGCGACCGTGAAGGTGCCGGTCGGCGGCATCCTGCGGAGCAGGGGGGTCCCGGCCGGCATCTTCATCAGCCTCGCCGTGCTGAGCACCACTGACATCCTCACCGCCTACCTGCCGGTCGTCGGCGAGGACCGCGGGATCGCGCCCGCCGCCGTGGGCCTGCTCCTCAGTCTGCGGGCCGCCGCGACCATCGCCTGCAGACTGGTCATGACGCCGATGCTGCGCCTGGTCGGCCGCGCCGTCCTGCTCTCCGCGACCTGCCTGGCCGGCGGACTCCTCTGCGCCGCCGTCGCGCTGCCCGTCCCCGTGTGGGCGCTCGCCGTCATGCTCGGCGCCCTGGGCTTCTGCCTCGGCGTCGGCCAGCCGCTGTCCATGACCACGGTCGTCCAGGCGGCTCCCGCGGCGGCCCGTTCCACCGCGCTCGCGCTCCGGCTGACCGGCAACCGGCTGGGCCAGGTCGCCGCCCCCGCGTCGGCCGGACTGATGGCCGGACTCGCGGGCACCGGCGCGCCGTTCGTGATGCTGGGTGCCCTGCTCGTCGCGGCCGCGGGACTCGGTCTGCGCAGTGGCGGGGCCGGGAACCCGCCCGGCCCCGTGGCGCCCGCCCCGGGCGAGCGCGCCCGGGCCGGGCGGAACCCCGGCTGA